GTCAAATTCATCATCCGTTAAGTCAATCTGCCATCCTTGGTTATACCAAACTGCTTCATTATTTTGATAAACAACTCTATAAAGAATGTCATCATTATAAAATTGATCATCATCCATTAATCCCTGTTTAATCAGGACGCTGTCTGCTCTCATCCAATTCGTTGTAGTTCTGTTCAATACAGGGAAAGACATCCAATCAACATTATCGAACTCTTCATTATCATAATCATCTTTGAAGTAATCATGCGAAGCAACAGGGATAGCGCCCATATCTGCAGGGGTGTCATCTGCGTCCTCGTATTGTGCACCGGGATGTCCTGTGTCTATACAGGGAGAGAAACCACCAGCATTCCACTTCAGGGTGTAATCGTCACTTGTTCTATTTGTAAAGAGAGGATCACAGTCCAAACAGTATATTTCCTGAGAAGGGGATGAATCATAGTTACCTAAACTGTTATCATAAAGATCGGAATATCCAACAACTAATAACTCGGTCCCAGTATTCCATCGTATGCCGTATCCTTCATTAAATGCAATGATATTGTTGTAAATACCATTATAATATCCTGAATCACCTAAATATACAGCTGCTTTATTAAGATCATACATACTATCATAGCAATCATTATCAACAATTGTATTATTATTAATTATGTAAGAATCAGAACTTGAATACGAAGGAACATGTCGGATGCAAATGACGGAACTTGAATAATCACAGTTATTTTCATAAATCATATTACCTGTAATTGCAATTTCAGCATTATCAGTTAGATGAATTAATTGTTGAGAATCATTATTATATATTGTATTATTAATAATTTCAATCGGATCTTCATTATCGTCCCATGAATCATCGAATTCTGAATAAAGCAATGAAGCCTCACTGACTGAATAGGTATCGTACGTATTGTTATAGATGTTATTATTATCAATAGTTGGTGAATTATCATCATCTGCAACGATATAAATTGCAATACCTTCTCGATCTACAGTGGTAGCGTATCCTAAATAGGAACTTAACCTATTATTGTAAATATCATTATTTCGGATTGTAACATTATCCTTACATGCAATTGCAATACCACCTTCAACGTCAATTCCTTCATTATTTCTAATGACACAATCTTCTACAATAGTATTTCCTTCACAATATATTGCAATTCCCAAACCATAGTGATTAGTTCCTGTTGAATTATCATAAGTACAATACTCAATAACGCAGTTTCTTATGATTGGTGAAGCTCCATTAGTACAACTAATTACAGCTCCTTTCTCGGGACTATGATCTCCATCGAATTCAAAATCCCTGATTGTGAAACCATAAATTAAATCATTATTGTTGATATTAGAATCTGTTAAATTGAAAACACTATAATAACTAAGATCTTCCTCACCATCTATGATGCAATTATCGGGACCACCGTATGATCTTACCGTTATATGTTTGTTTTGCCAGCTAAGATTATTCTCGTTATAAACACCATCTAAAACCCAGACAACATCACCATTCTGTGCATTATATATGCCTGCTTCAATGGTTGTATAATCTCCATTGCCATTGCAGTCAACCACTATCGTATCAGCAAAACATATTGTTAATGTTACTAATGTAATTACTATCGTAAGAAATATCTTTTTCATGTTAACCTCATTATATTTTTTTCCTTTATCCCGTTTTTCCTCCTTCCTATAAAGGTAATTCGTAAAGGAGTATTCCCGGCAATCTCAATATTCCATTTCATAAATTCCTTTCTACTATGTTCGAATTTTTTGTCAATAAGAAAACCTATCTATTTTGGGAATCACGATAGATAGGTCTGTTCAACTGAATTTGTTCTTACCTGTAACATAATCAAAGGAAATGGTATTCTTTACATTTTTATTTTTTTCTGTAAATTCCTTACTTGATAAATAATAAATAGATGCAACACGTATCTTTATAAAATAATCATATAAAATAATTCTTATAGTCATGATTCTCTATTTAATCTCATTCTTTTTATATATATCATAAAAATACCTATTTTGTGACGCC
This genomic interval from Candidatus Cloacimonadota bacterium contains the following:
- a CDS encoding T9SS type A sorting domain-containing protein, whose amino-acid sequence is MKKIFLTIVITLVTLTICFADTIVVDCNGNGDYTTIEAGIYNAQNGDVVWVLDGVYNENNLSWQNKHITVRSYGGPDNCIIDGEEDLSYYSVFNLTDSNINNNDLIYGFTIRDFEFDGDHSPEKGAVISCTNGASPIIRNCVIEYCTYDNSTGTNHYGLGIAIYCEGNTIVEDCVIRNNEGIDVEGGIAIACKDNVTIRNNDIYNNRLSSYLGYATTVDREGIAIYIVADDDNSPTIDNNNIYNNTYDTYSVSEASLLYSEFDDSWDDNEDPIEIINNTIYNNDSQQLIHLTDNAEIAITGNMIYENNCDYSSSVICIRHVPSYSSSDSYIINNNTIVDNDCYDSMYDLNKAAVYLGDSGYYNGIYNNIIAFNEGYGIRWNTGTELLVVGYSDLYDNSLGNYDSSPSQEIYCLDCDPLFTNRTSDDYTLKWNAGGFSPCIDTGHPGAQYEDADDTPADMGAIPVASHDYFKDDYDNEEFDNVDWMSFPVLNRTTTNWMRADSVLIKQGLMDDDQFYNDDILYRVVYQNNEAVWYNQGWQIDLTDDEFDSRQGYKIELKEQYDDIPVKGISGTWLDESTKIGLLTEQENWIGCFLEEPAAFTDAFDSIWDEWSAVYSEHWAVERPEPGTTPCIVDSLTVNPGELYIIEVYEECDLVWNESSPPVPPKTREMTDYFTYTEKIDYMAINIDTVYSDSSIAEIAVFSDDQCIGASKVHNNNYPVQILAYTPETLKNGNNGLEFKLYYEGQKGEPFKSIPFIMYSNENQAYIAKPLYYERKSFATVKLNTNESSFIHTITLLQNYPNPVRTNMTTIRFMPEQNAAHTELNIYNIRGQLVRTIDCDCIISSGSKDVYHSVSWDCRDRYGNDVKNSIYFYKLTSGNKTALHKMLLMK